The following coding sequences are from one Pseudonocardia sp. HH130630-07 window:
- a CDS encoding nucleotide disphospho-sugar-binding domain-containing protein: MRVLVVAAPLPGHLAPLLPLAHALWDSGHEVLLATGGESLPSGGAGPLPFIDVARNLRVGRLAVRSLAAHPVTARAQLAGRGGDAGLRSLFAPMNEELTDALMTVAEQWRPDVVVHEPMGVAGALAAARHDVPVVLHENGLLDGLATTRALLDSRPLQRAGARWGLRGVPAPAVVLTIAPASLVGARDALAVRPMWLPGGTPPPAWLLEPSVRPRLLVLRGGGPGRTVVQTSAVRVVRDGEGPDCELVLVRPSGRLARGLGGAVRSVGRVTPAELLPACAAVLHAGNSAHVLSALAAGVPQLALPGPGDRRRNAMLVQARGAGIGGPVTGEALRRLVHDGELAAAAREVRSEIEAMPPPQSRVDVVAALA, from the coding sequence GTGCGTGTTCTGGTGGTCGCGGCCCCGCTGCCGGGACACCTCGCACCGCTGCTCCCCCTCGCGCACGCGCTCTGGGACTCCGGGCACGAGGTCCTGCTGGCCACCGGCGGTGAGTCGCTGCCGTCCGGCGGTGCCGGGCCGCTGCCGTTCATCGACGTCGCCCGGAACCTACGGGTCGGCAGGCTCGCCGTCCGCTCGCTCGCCGCGCACCCGGTCACCGCCCGCGCGCAGCTGGCCGGCCGCGGGGGCGACGCCGGGCTCCGCTCGCTGTTCGCCCCGATGAACGAGGAGCTCACCGACGCACTGATGACGGTGGCCGAGCAGTGGCGGCCGGACGTCGTCGTGCACGAGCCGATGGGCGTCGCCGGGGCGCTCGCCGCGGCCCGGCACGACGTGCCGGTCGTGCTGCACGAGAACGGCCTGCTCGACGGCCTCGCCACCACCCGCGCCCTGCTGGACTCGCGGCCCCTGCAGCGTGCCGGTGCCCGGTGGGGGCTGCGCGGCGTCCCCGCGCCGGCGGTGGTGCTGACGATCGCCCCGGCGAGCCTCGTCGGAGCCCGGGACGCGCTCGCCGTCCGCCCGATGTGGCTGCCCGGCGGCACCCCGCCGCCCGCGTGGCTGCTGGAGCCCTCGGTCCGCCCGCGGCTGCTCGTGCTGCGCGGCGGGGGGCCGGGGCGCACGGTCGTGCAGACGTCCGCGGTGCGGGTGGTGCGCGACGGGGAGGGCCCGGACTGCGAGCTCGTGCTGGTGCGGCCGTCCGGCCGGCTCGCCCGCGGCCTCGGCGGCGCGGTCCGCTCGGTCGGCCGGGTCACCCCGGCCGAGCTGCTGCCCGCCTGCGCCGCCGTGCTGCACGCCGGGAACTCGGCGCACGTGCTGTCCGCGCTCGCCGCCGGGGTGCCGCAGCTGGCACTGCCCGGCCCCGGCGACCGCAGGCGGAACGCGATGCTGGTGCAGGCGCGCGGGGCCGGCATCGGCGGGCCGGTCACCGGGGAGGCGTTGCGCCGCCTGGTGCACGACGGCGAGCTGGCCGCCGCGGCCCGCGAGGTCCGCTCGGAGATCGAGGCGATGCCGCCGCCGCAGTCCCGGGTCGACGTCGTGGCCGCGCTGGCCTGA
- a CDS encoding phosphatase PAP2 family protein, with translation MADTLDRSGPQPPADAGVDPAGPPTGEIVVLATVQDALATGPTVSVARGMSLFGEHAAGWLAIGLAGAALDRPRRREWLGSAAAVAFAHGASIGVKRVVRRRRPDHPSVRVLVGTPSRLSFPSSHATSTTAAAVLYGGLLGRRSRPAAAATVGLMALSRLVLGVHYPTDVATGTALGAVVATGARRVIRRNPTRRVSA, from the coding sequence GTGGCAGACACCCTGGACCGTTCCGGTCCGCAACCGCCCGCCGACGCGGGCGTCGACCCCGCCGGGCCCCCGACCGGCGAGATCGTCGTGCTCGCGACCGTGCAGGACGCGCTCGCCACCGGGCCGACGGTGTCCGTCGCCCGTGGGATGTCGCTGTTCGGCGAGCACGCCGCCGGGTGGCTGGCGATCGGCCTCGCCGGGGCCGCGCTGGACCGTCCGCGGCGCCGGGAGTGGCTCGGCTCGGCGGCCGCGGTGGCGTTCGCCCACGGCGCCTCGATCGGCGTCAAGCGCGTCGTCCGGCGGCGCCGCCCGGACCACCCGTCGGTCCGGGTGCTCGTCGGCACCCCGAGCCGGCTGAGCTTCCCGTCCTCGCACGCCACGTCCACGACCGCGGCCGCCGTGCTCTACGGCGGCCTGCTCGGCCGTCGTTCCCGGCCCGCCGCGGCCGCGACGGTCGGTCTCATGGCGCTGTCCCGCCTGGTCCTCGGCGTGCACTACCCGACCGACGTCGCCACCGGCACCGCGCTCGGCGCGGTCGTCGCGACCGGCGCGCGGCGCGTGATCCGCCGCAACCCCACCCGGAGGGTGAGCGCATGA
- a CDS encoding DUF2470 domain-containing protein: MGTTRTRRPPTPVVAERARSLVSRGGRAALVGTGEPEPCTPLMHHTWPDGTTDLLLPDDHRVREQARRSADGVPVMLELTGSTPVPLPEPVRELLWLLGRLHEPDPGTGRERALRLAEKAPHPNLLDAGRGATMLRLHPSSAVYSDAEGCAPVSPAELAAAEPDPFCRVEQPWLEHLDQAHPEMLCALRRHLPHGLRGIDGRIRPIGVDRCGLRVRVPAPGGGTQDVRLAFSAEATTPAELQHRFAELVGCPVLHEPEG; encoded by the coding sequence GTGGGAACCACCCGCACGCGACGCCCCCCGACGCCCGTCGTCGCCGAGCGCGCACGCAGCCTGGTCAGCCGGGGCGGCCGCGCCGCACTCGTCGGGACCGGGGAGCCGGAGCCCTGCACGCCCCTGATGCACCACACCTGGCCGGACGGGACGACCGACCTGCTCCTCCCGGACGACCACCGGGTGCGCGAGCAGGCCCGGCGGTCCGCCGACGGCGTCCCGGTGATGCTGGAGCTGACCGGTTCGACGCCGGTGCCGCTGCCCGAGCCGGTGCGGGAGCTCCTGTGGCTGCTGGGCCGGCTGCACGAGCCGGACCCGGGTACCGGGCGGGAGCGGGCGCTGCGCCTCGCCGAGAAGGCACCGCACCCCAACCTGCTCGACGCCGGCCGCGGCGCGACGATGCTGCGGCTGCACCCGTCGTCGGCGGTCTACTCCGACGCCGAGGGCTGCGCCCCGGTCTCACCGGCCGAGTTGGCGGCGGCCGAGCCGGACCCGTTCTGCCGGGTGGAGCAGCCCTGGCTGGAGCACCTGGACCAGGCGCACCCCGAGATGCTGTGCGCGCTGCGCCGGCACCTCCCGCACGGCCTGCGGGGGATCGACGGCCGGATCCGGCCGATCGGCGTCGACCGGTGCGGGCTGCGGGTGCGCGTCCCGGCGCCGGGCGGCGGGACGCAGGACGTCCGGCTCGCGTTCTCCGCCGAGGCCACGACACCCGCCGAGCTGCAGCACCGGTTCGCCGAGCTCGTCGGCTGCCCGGTGCTGCACGAGCCGGAGGGCTGA
- a CDS encoding HAD family hydrolase, producing MIAENSPRLVASDVDGTLLDDRDAVTPRTAAAVARAVAAGAGFVLVTGRPPRWVPPIVAQLPPGVVRLAVCANGAVLYDVVEDVVLDAHTLGPDAIATVAGLATELFPGCGLAAERASGGGDFRSEPGYLDAWGEQGNAIPRAELLSQPVTKLLVRAPELTSEQMLEALAPKVEGLADLTFSHPRGLLEISAPGITKATGLAEVAARLGVGAAETIAFGDMPNDREMLAWAGTGVAMGNAHPDLVVLADEIAAPNTEDGLAAVLERWF from the coding sequence GTGATCGCCGAGAACTCGCCCCGGTTGGTCGCGTCCGACGTCGACGGCACCCTGCTCGACGACCGCGACGCCGTCACCCCGCGCACCGCGGCCGCGGTCGCCAGGGCGGTCGCCGCCGGAGCCGGTTTCGTGCTGGTGACCGGCCGGCCGCCGCGCTGGGTCCCGCCGATCGTCGCCCAGCTGCCGCCCGGTGTGGTCCGGCTGGCCGTCTGCGCGAACGGGGCGGTGCTCTACGACGTGGTCGAGGACGTCGTGCTGGACGCGCACACCCTCGGACCGGACGCGATCGCCACCGTCGCCGGGCTCGCCACGGAGCTGTTCCCGGGGTGCGGGCTGGCCGCCGAGCGGGCGAGCGGGGGCGGCGACTTCCGCTCCGAGCCCGGGTACCTCGACGCGTGGGGCGAGCAGGGCAACGCGATCCCCCGCGCGGAGCTGCTCTCCCAGCCGGTGACGAAGCTACTCGTCCGGGCACCCGAGCTGACCAGCGAGCAGATGCTCGAGGCGCTCGCCCCGAAGGTCGAGGGGCTCGCCGACCTCACGTTCTCGCACCCACGGGGGCTGCTGGAGATCTCCGCCCCGGGGATCACGAAGGCGACCGGGCTGGCCGAGGTCGCGGCCCGGCTGGGCGTCGGCGCGGCGGAGACGATCGCGTTCGGCGACATGCCCAACGACCGCGAGATGCTGGCCTGGGCCGGTACCGGGGTCGCGATGGGCAACGCGCACCCGGACCTGGTCGTGCTCGCCGACGAGATCGCCGCCCCGAACACCGAGGACGGCCTGGCCGCGGTCCTGGAACGCTGGTTCTGA
- a CDS encoding glutathionylspermidine synthase family protein, whose protein sequence is MRRERGTPRPDWQRTVADQGLVFGTPGRDGSGGERPYWDESVHYVFEMDEILSLEADVEVLHSMCLAAVDHVVTTERFADFALPEWCWQAVTDSWKRSDPHVYGRFDLRYDGSGPAKLLEYNADTPTSLLEASILQWYWLQDVHPGDDQWNSLHEKLVERWGEIRQGLPSSEVHFTWSGADSSGEDHITVGYLQEAAAEAGIDTVGLSIEDIGWDVALDRFVDLEEAPMSGVFKLYPWEWMLSDDFGKHVGRSLPETMWLEPLWKTLLSNKALLAVLWELYPGHPNLLPASLKDPGILTEYVRKPLLGREGANIQIVAPGYETGTGGVYGEEGFVYQMFDPLPEFDGYRPVLGAWLVGDTAAGLGIRETAGLITDDGAAFVPHRIPAS, encoded by the coding sequence GTGCGACGCGAGCGCGGCACCCCGCGTCCGGACTGGCAGCGCACCGTCGCCGACCAGGGTCTGGTCTTCGGCACCCCCGGCCGGGACGGGTCCGGCGGCGAGCGGCCGTACTGGGACGAGTCGGTGCACTACGTCTTCGAGATGGACGAGATCCTCTCCCTGGAGGCCGACGTCGAGGTCCTGCACTCGATGTGCCTGGCCGCCGTCGACCACGTGGTGACGACCGAGCGGTTCGCCGACTTCGCGCTGCCGGAGTGGTGCTGGCAGGCGGTCACCGACTCCTGGAAGCGGTCCGACCCGCACGTCTACGGCCGGTTCGACCTGCGCTACGACGGCTCCGGCCCGGCGAAGCTGCTGGAGTACAACGCCGACACCCCCACCTCGCTGCTGGAGGCGTCGATCCTGCAGTGGTACTGGCTGCAGGACGTGCACCCCGGCGACGACCAGTGGAACTCGCTGCACGAGAAGCTGGTCGAGCGGTGGGGCGAGATCCGGCAGGGACTGCCGTCGTCGGAGGTGCACTTCACCTGGTCCGGCGCCGATTCCTCCGGCGAGGACCACATCACCGTCGGGTACCTGCAGGAGGCTGCGGCCGAGGCCGGCATCGACACCGTCGGGCTGTCCATCGAGGACATCGGGTGGGACGTCGCGCTGGACCGCTTCGTCGATCTCGAGGAGGCGCCGATGTCGGGCGTCTTCAAGCTCTACCCGTGGGAGTGGATGCTCTCCGACGACTTCGGCAAGCACGTCGGCCGCAGCCTGCCGGAGACCATGTGGCTGGAACCGCTGTGGAAGACGCTGCTGTCGAACAAGGCGCTGCTCGCCGTGCTGTGGGAGCTCTACCCGGGGCACCCCAACCTGCTCCCCGCCTCGCTGAAGGACCCGGGCATCCTCACCGAGTACGTCCGTAAGCCGCTGCTCGGCCGGGAGGGCGCGAACATCCAGATCGTTGCCCCCGGCTACGAGACCGGCACCGGCGGCGTCTACGGCGAGGAGGGCTTCGTCTACCAGATGTTCGACCCGCTGCCCGAGTTCGACGGCTACCGCCCCGTCCTGGGCGCCTGGCTGGTCGGCGACACCGCCGCCGGGCTGGGCATCCGGGAGACCGCCGGCCTGATCACCGACGACGGCGCGGCGTTCGTCCCGCACCGCATCCCCGCTTCGTAG
- a CDS encoding metallopeptidase family protein, with translation MPVTMPPDRFDELVGDALDLVPAELAGAMDNVVVLVEDRNPDEPDLLGLYEGVALTERTADYAGELPDRITVYRDAVLDFCSDEREVVDEVAITVVHEIAHHFGIAEERLHELGWG, from the coding sequence ATGCCGGTGACCATGCCGCCGGACCGGTTCGACGAGCTGGTCGGCGACGCGCTCGATCTCGTGCCCGCCGAGCTGGCCGGGGCGATGGACAACGTCGTCGTGCTGGTCGAGGACCGCAATCCCGACGAGCCCGACCTGCTCGGCCTCTACGAGGGCGTCGCGCTGACCGAGCGCACGGCGGACTACGCGGGCGAGCTGCCGGACCGGATCACCGTCTACCGCGACGCGGTCCTGGACTTCTGCTCCGACGAGCGCGAGGTCGTCGACGAGGTCGCGATCACCGTGGTGCACGAGATCGCCCACCACTTCGGCATCGCCGAGGAGCGGCTGCACGAGCTCGGCTGGGGCTGA
- a CDS encoding DUF3817 domain-containing protein, producing the protein MTVARALKAYRISAWVTGVGLLLLTFYAMPAKYLFGDPRPVALIGMVHGFLYMIYIVCTLILAERCRWKPVFAVIILAAGTIPVASFVAERKVTHKVQAEHLAGAA; encoded by the coding sequence GTGACCGTCGCACGAGCCTTGAAGGCCTACCGGATCTCGGCCTGGGTCACGGGTGTCGGCCTGCTGCTGCTGACGTTCTACGCGATGCCGGCCAAGTACCTCTTCGGCGACCCGCGGCCGGTCGCGCTGATCGGCATGGTGCACGGCTTCCTCTACATGATCTACATCGTGTGCACGCTGATCCTGGCCGAGCGGTGCCGGTGGAAGCCGGTGTTCGCGGTGATCATCCTGGCGGCGGGCACGATCCCGGTCGCGTCCTTCGTCGCCGAGCGCAAGGTCACCCACAAGGTGCAGGCCGAACACCTCGCCGGGGCGGCCTGA
- a CDS encoding histidine phosphatase family protein produces MTEHATDRRPDAEHDGAASFAAVGVGDRGPSVPPDDGAVRLVLVRHGRTPANVVHSLDTGLPGPGLDELGHEQARAVAGLLSGWPVRALYASRATRAQETAAPIGAALGLPVGELAGAHEVFVGALDRRTDDEARAMFDDVFESWWDGDLTRPMPGGESARDVWDRFLPDVDAAVAGVDSGAVVVVSHGAAIRLVALGLLTGRPDEQFGRDNPIPNSGRVVLRRDPDGWTRELWDPMPAHRRSPH; encoded by the coding sequence ATGACCGAGCACGCCACCGACCGGCGCCCCGACGCCGAGCACGACGGCGCCGCGTCCTTCGCCGCCGTCGGGGTCGGCGACCGCGGGCCCTCGGTCCCGCCGGACGACGGCGCGGTCCGCCTGGTGCTGGTCCGGCACGGGCGGACCCCGGCCAACGTCGTGCACTCGCTGGACACCGGCCTGCCCGGCCCGGGGCTCGACGAGCTCGGTCACGAGCAGGCCAGGGCCGTCGCCGGGCTGCTGTCCGGCTGGCCGGTCCGGGCCCTGTACGCCTCGCGGGCCACCCGGGCGCAGGAGACCGCGGCCCCGATCGGCGCCGCGCTCGGCCTGCCGGTCGGCGAGCTGGCCGGCGCCCACGAGGTCTTCGTCGGTGCGCTCGACCGGCGGACCGACGACGAGGCCCGCGCGATGTTCGACGACGTCTTCGAGTCCTGGTGGGACGGCGATCTCACCCGCCCGATGCCCGGCGGCGAGTCGGCGCGCGACGTCTGGGACCGCTTCCTGCCCGACGTCGACGCGGCGGTGGCCGGCGTGGACTCGGGGGCCGTCGTCGTGGTCAGCCACGGCGCCGCGATCCGGCTCGTCGCGCTGGGGCTGCTGACCGGCCGTCCGGACGAGCAGTTCGGCCGGGACAACCCGATCCCGAACTCCGGCCGGGTCGTGCTCCGCCGCGACCCCGACGGCTGGACGCGCGAGCTCTGGGACCCGATGCCGGCCCACCGCCGCTCGCCGCACTGA
- the pheA gene encoding prephenate dehydratase, translating to MPSRLRLGFLGPNATFTEQALRTLPAAADAELVPIAGAPAVLAAVRDGSVDAGCVPIENTVEGAVPPVLDGLVEEPRLVIAEEARVAVRFSLMGRPGTGTGDITTVASHGHGIAQTREWLAANLPGAEVRVTSSTAEAAAQAARGEVDAAVASPLAAQRHGLAVLAEDVADNPGAVTRFVLLTRPGPPPVPTGWDRTTLVATTPNQPGTLLGLLTELTVRGIDLTRIESRPVKDRHAQYWFHLDCSGHVAEPAMGEALAALYRRCDRLIYLGSFARSDPAPGDVTPAGTGSPVVPLRTPTADDHATSERWLDAIRRGTGT from the coding sequence GTGCCGAGCCGGCTCCGCCTGGGTTTCCTGGGCCCGAACGCCACCTTCACCGAGCAGGCGCTGCGCACCCTGCCCGCGGCCGCGGACGCCGAGCTGGTCCCGATCGCGGGTGCGCCCGCGGTGCTGGCCGCCGTCCGCGACGGATCGGTCGACGCCGGCTGCGTCCCGATCGAGAACACCGTGGAGGGCGCCGTCCCGCCGGTGCTCGACGGGCTCGTGGAGGAACCGCGCCTGGTGATCGCCGAGGAGGCGCGGGTCGCCGTCCGGTTCAGCCTGATGGGGCGGCCCGGGACCGGGACCGGCGACATCACGACGGTGGCCTCGCACGGCCACGGCATCGCCCAGACCCGGGAGTGGCTCGCGGCGAACCTGCCCGGCGCCGAGGTGCGGGTGACCAGCTCCACCGCCGAGGCCGCGGCCCAGGCCGCCCGCGGCGAGGTGGACGCGGCCGTCGCCTCGCCGCTGGCCGCGCAACGGCACGGCCTCGCCGTGCTGGCCGAGGACGTCGCCGACAACCCCGGCGCCGTCACCCGGTTCGTGCTGCTGACCCGCCCCGGCCCGCCGCCCGTCCCGACCGGGTGGGACCGGACGACGCTCGTCGCGACGACCCCGAACCAGCCGGGCACGCTGCTGGGTCTGCTCACCGAGCTGACCGTGCGCGGGATCGACCTCACCCGGATCGAGTCCCGCCCGGTGAAGGACCGGCACGCCCAGTACTGGTTCCACCTGGACTGTTCCGGGCACGTCGCCGAGCCCGCGATGGGCGAGGCGCTCGCCGCGCTGTACCGGCGGTGCGACCGGCTGATCTACCTCGGCTCGTTCGCGCGGTCGGACCCGGCGCCGGGCGACGTGACACCGGCGGGCACCGGCAGCCCGGTCGTCCCGCTGCGCACACCCACCGCCGACGACCACGCCACGTCCGAGCGCTGGCTCGACGCGATCCGACGGGGGACCGGTACATGA
- a CDS encoding DUF350 domain-containing protein: protein MILAQALDATYWGFLGRGIGAILLYAVIGTIMMLVGFWAIDLTTPGKLPQMVRAGLPNAVTITSAGMVSMAFIIVTAIYGSSGSLLQGVISSLVFGLIGIIAQVAAVRLLEWVTGIDIGDVIQDDTPRAAAKVVAAAHVALGLIVAVAVF from the coding sequence GTGATCCTCGCCCAGGCGCTCGACGCCACCTACTGGGGCTTCCTCGGCCGTGGCATCGGCGCGATCCTGCTCTACGCCGTCATCGGCACGATCATGATGCTGGTCGGCTTCTGGGCGATCGACCTGACGACGCCGGGCAAGCTGCCGCAGATGGTGCGGGCCGGCCTGCCGAACGCCGTGACGATCACCTCGGCCGGCATGGTGTCGATGGCGTTCATCATCGTGACGGCGATCTACGGCTCGTCCGGCTCGCTGCTGCAGGGCGTGATCTCGTCGCTGGTGTTCGGCCTGATCGGGATCATCGCCCAGGTCGCGGCCGTCCGGCTGCTGGAGTGGGTGACCGGGATCGACATCGGCGACGTCATCCAGGACGACACCCCGCGCGCGGCGGCGAAGGTCGTCGCGGCCGCGCACGTCGCGCTGGGCCTGATCGTGGCGGTCGCGGTCTTCTAG
- a CDS encoding septum formation family protein, translating to MDPSAPAGSDPGTPAETGPETTGEQAYDGYDGRYSRAPGATTVLSRPDDPAAAPAAPAAGPTSLTPVAPTRRRGTTAGPGGGGLRGARRVGVGILVGAFLMFAVATVDSLLGAQVPVLGSFASSGVPTRSEEPPPMPPPPDTPGTCLTWSRSDATDTKAVDCSQPHLFEQAGRVVLTDQPVFPPDAAWQKLVADRCTPVATKYLGEKFDPDGKFRVGALKPSETRWNEGDRGMRCGLQMASRSGSMFPITGKVAAQDQSAVQPVGTCLGIDGRTVGDPIDCASPHAVETVGLVDLGTEFKDAWPSVEDQDKFLQPACTQAANGFAGNDKVIAERKLTVYWGNVAEPSWKAGSRKVNCNIGTLLPDGSGFASITGSVKGNLVVGDQAAPPAPSAPGAPATPGAPAAPGSPQPPAEGGQAPVEQPESDQPAAPDSGAGDPDLDVPPGLPGLDD from the coding sequence ATGGATCCCAGCGCCCCGGCCGGCTCCGACCCCGGCACGCCTGCAGAGACCGGTCCCGAGACGACCGGCGAGCAGGCCTACGACGGGTACGACGGCCGGTACTCCCGGGCCCCCGGCGCGACGACGGTGCTGTCCCGGCCGGACGACCCGGCCGCCGCACCGGCCGCACCGGCCGCGGGCCCCACCTCGCTCACCCCGGTCGCCCCCACCCGTCGCCGGGGCACCACCGCGGGGCCGGGCGGTGGCGGCCTGCGCGGCGCCCGGCGGGTCGGGGTCGGGATCCTGGTCGGCGCGTTCCTCATGTTCGCCGTGGCGACGGTCGACTCGCTGCTCGGCGCGCAGGTCCCGGTGCTGGGGTCGTTCGCCTCCTCCGGTGTCCCGACCCGGTCCGAGGAGCCGCCGCCGATGCCCCCGCCGCCGGACACCCCGGGTACCTGCCTGACCTGGAGCCGCAGCGACGCCACCGACACGAAGGCCGTCGACTGCAGCCAGCCGCACCTGTTCGAGCAGGCCGGCCGCGTCGTGCTCACCGACCAGCCGGTGTTCCCGCCGGACGCGGCCTGGCAGAAGCTCGTCGCCGACCGCTGCACCCCGGTCGCCACGAAGTACCTCGGCGAGAAGTTCGACCCGGACGGCAAGTTCCGGGTCGGCGCGCTCAAGCCGTCGGAGACCCGGTGGAACGAGGGTGACCGCGGCATGCGCTGCGGCCTGCAGATGGCCTCGCGCAGCGGTTCGATGTTCCCGATCACCGGCAAGGTCGCGGCCCAGGACCAGTCCGCGGTGCAGCCGGTCGGCACCTGCCTCGGCATCGACGGGCGCACCGTCGGCGACCCGATCGACTGCGCCTCCCCGCACGCCGTGGAGACCGTCGGGCTCGTCGACCTCGGTACCGAGTTCAAGGACGCCTGGCCCTCGGTCGAGGACCAGGACAAGTTCCTGCAACCGGCCTGCACCCAGGCCGCCAACGGCTTCGCCGGCAACGACAAGGTGATCGCCGAGCGGAAGCTCACCGTCTACTGGGGGAACGTGGCCGAGCCGTCCTGGAAGGCCGGCAGCCGCAAGGTCAACTGCAACATCGGCACCCTGCTGCCGGACGGCAGCGGGTTCGCCTCGATCACCGGTTCGGTGAAGGGGAACCTGGTCGTCGGCGACCAGGCGGCGCCGCCCGCGCCGAGCGCACCCGGCGCACCCGCCACACCCGGCGCACCGGCCGCCCCCGGGTCGCCGCAGCCCCCGGCCGAGGGCGGGCAGGCCCCGGTCGAGCAGCCGGAGTCCGACCAGCCCGCCGCGCCGGACTCCGGGGCCGGCGATCCGGACCTGGACGTGCCGCCCGGACTGCCCGGACTCGACGACTGA